CGTGCTGTCAGGACTCCTGCTGCCTTCCAGATCCGTAGCTCTCCTGTTGCTCGTCCTGCTCAATTCGCCCCTCGCTTTGCTTACCAGGGTGTCCGCCTCTACTCTGCCCCCGCCGGTCTGAacaaggaggaggttgagggCCGGATAGTCAACCTCTTGAAGAACTTTGACAAGGTTCGTTCGTTCAACTTCTTTTCCCTTGCTCTCAGTGGTCCATCGGACGGAACAGCCAAAATTTTACCAACAATGGTGTTTGAGTACCAAATTACTGACGCGATTGATGGTGTACAGGTCTCCGATGCCAGCAAGGTTCGTGGCCACCGTTTATGCCAGCTGATGCAATGGGCCGGCTACCCCTTCCATCTTCAAACTTTCAAGAAAGCAATGATTTGTCATATGGACAAAGTCTAACGTGAGCAGATCAACGGCTCTTCCCACTTCTCGAACGACCTTGGTCTGGATTCCCTGGATACTGTTGAGGTTGTGATGGCTATTGAGGAGGTATGGTTTAGCGGGAGATTTTCCCAGACGAGCATTATATTAACGAGTTTGTCAACAGGAGTTCAGCATTGAGATCCCCGACAAGGAGGCCGACGCTATCCACAGTGGTAAGTACACTCGAACAGTGCCTAGCGAATCGCTCATCCAAGTTCATCTACTTATTCTCTCAACAGTTGACAAGGCTGTTGAGTACATCCTTGCCCAGCCTGATGGTAAGTTTATCTCGTGCGAGTACAAGAATCCAGGATATTGACGCTAATGGTGATTCAGCCCACTAAACGCTTAATACTACGGTTTGGGAATAGGTTGGAGGGTCTgatagaaaaagaaaagggatgTGAGCATGCATCTGCCACAAAATCCTAGAGGTGGAGGTCCCCTGACCATCGTGGACGCTGCTTGTATGCTGATACATGCCGGTGCTTTTTCGCCCTACTATATCGTGTATATCACATGTGAATGCTATTGTTGACCAGTCTACTACTCTCTGTAGATCAGAAACGGGTCTGAGGGAATGTCTGTTACCTTTACCCATCGTAAGGCTGGAGTACTCTGTTGAGTTCACCTTTTTTATCTGTCCGTCTCACTAATCGGATGACGTGTACCTGTTAGGAAGTGGCATGGTGTCTGTATGGAATAGTATGTATGATTTGCGTTTCAAGGGGCCAACTAGACAAATTTTCTGTCCAAGAATTAATTGGGTTCGCATAGTTAAAAACGATAAGTCAATTGGAACCATACCAGTTATTGTTGAGGTTCAAGATCAGATGTGTCTTGGTGCGGCTCTCATCCGTAACCGGCGAAGCGCTAACAATCCAGCAGACGTTAGTGAGAAAGAAATGTTGTTTGAGACGACCATGATCTTCTAAATTAACATTAGGCACAGAAACATCAATTCTCTGTTTCTTTAATATCTACACAGCAGATTGATTCCGGTCACTTGGTATTCCTCCTAGCCATACTCTGTCTCTACCCCGTGATTTTCTCCTCTTATCTTCCGTGGACTCTTTCATCTGTCACTCTCCTTGTGCTCTGCGCTCCACCGCCCCTGACAATTAGTTTCCACCCAGGCAATCAGTGAGATAAACGCCAGATTCCTCTTCttactctttttttttttttttttttttttttcaataTTTTCTGGTCTGCTCCGCATCCGACCTAGACGCATCACCATATACGCCTCACGGCCGagtccccatcatcatcagttGCTCAACCAGTTCCCCGCTTTCAGTCCACCGTCCTTCATCCCGACATCCTCATGGCCTCAGCCGGGGGCTTGACACGCCGGAGAGGTGGCGGTCGAGTCGCTGGCGGAGATGACAACGATGATAGCAGAGTGTCATCCCCGATATCTAGAAATGGCTCCGCACTTGACCACCGCGGGCCCGAGGCCTCGTTCACAAGCTCTGAGAATGGCCACAAGATCGCTTTCGATCCCCGGGATCTGAGTGAGAGCGAAGAGCGAAGCAAACAGCCCAAATTGACCCTGATGGAGGAagtgctgttgctggggtTGAAGGATAAACAGGTCAGTGCTGGATTGAAAATATTGCCGCGAAGCTCGATGAGCCGCTTGTGCGCATTGACGAGGCATTGCTGACATGGAGCTTGTGATTCTCCGCTGTGTTAGGGATATCTTTCATTCTGGAACGAGAACATTTCCTATGCTCTTCGGGGTTGCATTGTCATCGAGTTGGCTCTCCGCGGTCGCATCAGCATGCAAAAGGACTCCTCCCGGCGACGGTTCCCTCTCGCAGATCGCGTAATTGAAGTCATCGATGATACATTGACTGGTGAGGTCTTGCTGGACGAGGcattgaagatgatgaaatcGAGTGAGAAGATGAGCGTGAACTCGTGGATTGACCTGATGAGCGGTGCGTGCAAGCACTCCTGGTCACTGAAGTTCTGACAGGTTTACGAAAGAGAAGACGTGCAGCTAATCCTTCTGTCTAGGTGAAACGTGGAACCTGATGAAGATTGGGTATCAGCTCAAGCAGGTCCGCGAACGACTTGCCAAGGGTCTCGTGGACAAAGGCATTCTTCGTACTGAAAAGCGTaatttcctcctctttgaCATGGCCACACACCCAGTTGCCGACGGAGGCGccaaagatgatcttcatcgccgtgTCCGCAACGTTTGTACCAGCCGCACCGTGATCCTGCCGGCCAACCAATGGCTCCCTGAAGATGCTGAGTTCCGGTATCTTCGAACTGTTGTCATGATATGCGCGGCCTATGCGGCCAACGTGTTGGAGAATGCACTTGTTACAATGAGCCACGAGGCGAGAGAGCGTGCTTTTGCGCAAGTTGATGAGTTGCTGGCAGAGTATTCCCAGTGGCCGTTCGCTCGGAGGCCGGGTGGTGGACAGGCCATTGGTGCCAACCTGGCACAGGCCATCAACGAAGAGGTCAATAAAGCTAAGGATCGAGAACTTCAATTGGAGGTATGTTTTGTCGTCCTCTATTTACAGTGTTACGGAAACTGATTGCAAACCTCTACAGATTGTTGCAGCATGTTTGAGCGTTTTTACCAGACTTGATTCCTTACTGTAGCAGTAACTGTCCTGCTATTTTTGTTATACCGGTATGCAGGTTTTCAACCGCTATCAATTTAATTCTGTTTTCAGTCTTCGCTTCTGTCTTACCCATTCACGTCTTTCACCGGTGTCTCACAGAACATAGCGCGCAGAAAGACTTATGGATCGATCTCAtgtatttttctttttaaaACATGCGGTTTGAGACGGGGTCCGTCGGTCTTTCGAAATCCAAAGCTTTTCATCTCTTCGAAGCTGCTTGTACCTGCTTTCATCTTTTTTCGCTCATGTCTCCCTCAGGAATGAGGTGAGCAGTGCTGTCTTGCGGCGGCAGGACACAACATCATCATACATAATAGCCGAATTCTATGCGCTACGCGCAGGCTATGGAAAGCAGTGGGCCTGTGTCAACAGTTCGATCGCTGAAGCATCAATGCGCTCCAGCACTTAGGACTCCACAGATGGAAGCAGCTTGGAGTGAACGTCTCCGTTATCTCTCGGCTTTTGCGTGCTTCACCTTGTGAACCTTCTCAGACAGTTGATGAGGACCTACTTTACCTACTTCACTTCAGAATGTGTGTTTTATCTTAAAACTCCCATTTTCGATTCAAGTCTTCCGATTATCCTCGAGTACCGAGGGCCCTTCTTGTCTCACTAGGTGTCATAGATTGACGCAAGGTCTATTATAGTACCTGAAATATAAGACCCAAAACTAAAACGACGTGCTCGTACGCTCCAATGCAAATCGTGTCCTTACCTCGTATAGTGACCCAATCAAAGGAGAGAGCATACTGATTGCTATGACAGAAACGAAAAGCCCATGGCCGGAATATGCAATGACTATACGCCCATCTATGGGTTAACCCGGATCACCATCATCCCGCCTCGCCTCCCTCCACCGGCGCCAGCAGCGTCCGCATCTAGTATATCTGCGCTGTTGACCAAATCCGTGATGCTCTCTACCCGTCCGCGGACGCTATGTTCCTCGACTAACGTGGCGATGTGCGCGAGCGCCTTCCCATCCGGCTCGACAGAGATAAACCGGCTCAACGggcctttcttcttcgagccGTTGCTGGTCTGGGTATCTTGCTCGGTCCGCCCGTTCTGAGCCGGCGTGGGGTCGACGGCGGTTAGGACGGCGCCATCTTCCTTGACAACTGCTGGTGAGTGGGCTTGCTGGAACATGTCTTCGCCTGCGCAGTCGATGACGATATCCACGGGCTCCcactgcttctgcttgaaCGTTGTGGCCAGGTCCCAGTCGGGCGGCAACGGGAGGGCCGCGACAATGTACTCGTCGACCTGGAATTGGTCGCGGAGTGTTGTCCCCTGTTCTTCGTTGTCGCAGGTTGTGCAGATCCAGGGGCGGTAGTGCGGGAACAAGGACGAGGCCCTCAGCAGCTGAAGCGCCTGGATGCCGACCTCGCTGTTGCGGGCGTTGGTGACGAGCACGCGCAGGCCACCGCGAACATGGCCCGTGTCGGCGGGGTTCAATTTGCCGTAGGTGAAGAGGGCTTGCCATGCGGTGAGGGCGGGTAGTGGGATCGTCGCCGCCTCGGCGGCGCTGATGTTCCTGGGCTTGAATGCGAGCTCGTTTTCCGTTGCGAGGACGTAATCGGCTGCGGCGCCGTCTCGGCTGTGACTGATCAGTCCGAAGACGGCATCCTCCACTTTGAACTTAGGGCCAGCATGACGCCAGTGATCTTCACCGGGCGTGCTGATGACGGTGCCGCAGAAGTTGTGGAGGGGAATGTTGGGCATGGATATCCTCGGGTTGAGCACTTTCGCCAGTCGCAGCTCGTCATGTGAGAAGGCGGCCGTCTGGACTTTGATGAGATATTGTGTTGGTGACGGTATGGGTGTGGGGAAGTCAGTATCAAAGATCAGGCCTGGCTCGGGGCAATCCACAGCCTTCACATCGTGGCTGTGGTTCTCGCTAAGGCTGTAGTAAAGGGCCCTCATCGTACTCGGGACGAATGTTTGTTCATCCATATCAGTTTGCGCTGGCTTCGCTGGCTTCATGATGAAAAGTATTCAGTAGACAAGGCTTCCGTTGAGTTCAAATTACTATTCATTTATTGTATGTCATGACAGTATAGAAAAGGCTTCCTCTTTGTCAATGAGCCCGCGAGGAAGTTGTAATGTATCGGGGGTTCGCAGAGACTTGCAACACATGCAGCTCTGGCAAATTCTAATTCCACTTTGGATGGCAAATTCTAATTCCACTTTGGAAAACAAGCTTTATGGGAAAGACGACAGTGTACAGCAGACACTTTGACTCTCTGATAACCAGAAACAATGATCTGCTGGCAGCCGATGTGGAGCAAGACTGCATCGAACTGTATAGACTTCGATGATGCGGATGCCCTCATGTTGACGTAACTGTGCTTATATCAGCAACTCTACCAGCAGTTATCGGATGACTTTCCGCTATATGCCTTACTAGGGTGATAAGAAGAGCCTGAGTATCATCCACGGATTCTCACAATATTGTGGTTGAGTTCTGGTGCACCAATCGCGCAACTGTTCCTTCGCTACCGCGACAAGCCCATGATATCGACTAAGAAAGTGGGTCCACGACATGATATACTTCTTTAGGCTCTTCGAATACTGTCCATACACTTTCCGGGACCCCTTTAAAAGCAGTCTTGAATCGCTCTGGAGAATTCTTCACTTCCAAGTGTGGGACGTTTGTGACTTTACGGATCAGAATCGCTTTCACCCAGGTCGGGTGCCGTCTGTAGATCTCTGCATAGGCCTCCGGATCCGTCTGCGTGGAGTCACCAATGCAGAGCACACGTCTCTCAGGAAAAGACTGGTACAACTTCTCCATGTTGTTCACTTTATACTCCATGGTGTCTGTAGTAAAGGATCGAATCAACGAACCGACATCCATCCAGGAAGACTCCCGAAGCATGAGTGTTCCTGGAGTGAACCAGGTGTAGATGAACTCGCGGAGAAAAGGATATAGATTGTATGGTGACGCTGATAGATAGAAGCAGGTTGGTACTAGCTGTCTCTGTATATGGAAGTAGAATTGAGGCATTCCTTGAATGGGACGCGCAGGCTCGACAAAAGTAGTCCGTAAGATGCCCGTGGGTTCAGAAGTCATTGTATATTTGATAGTGTCGTCTATGTCGGATATCAGAAGCCAACCTTCCGGACCAGCGAAGAGTGTCTCCATGGACACCTCGCCCTCCCAACCCCGAAGGTACGACCGTATTCTGGTACCGTCTGCAAGATGGCGCGAACCAAAATTCACAGTCTGGCTGCAAATACCATTGCTGTCCGTGGGACCAatttgatggagatgtatgGAGGCGTCTGACAACGGGATCTCGATGACCACCGTATGCGCTGGTGCTGTTTGGTACAAGAACGGCCGCAGTCGACGGGCAATTTGGCGACGGGTCTCTGGTTCAGTGCCTATCTCCCCATCGAGACCAATAAGATCCGCTATCGTTGCGACAAACTTGCTGATATCTTTCCGACTGTCCTTTTCAAACACGCAGGCGACAACCTCAGAATGCCATGCCGGACGTCCTCGCGCAAGGGCTTTGGGAGTGACACGCTGATGGGCAGTATTATCAAACAGCCACACTGTATGCTGGCGAGCAGTCGCTATCTGTAATGAAGCCTGCTTCCAAAGGATAGAGCTGATAAATTTTAGCATCCTGAACTTACTCTTGGTCTTAGAGTGAGGTTTGTGCTCTCGACTTTCAATCATCAGAAATCTCTCCCCTGCTGAATCAGAACTCATCGTTGCGGCGCTTTGCTTGACCCAACTTCCGACAACTACAGCTAAGACCTCGAGGCAGAAAATCAACGCGGGAATCCACAAAAGTTGGATTTATATAGAGGTCGGATAGCTCAAAATAAGCACACGGCTGAGGAAGGAACGCAAACAGTCATAAGGGTCCCTCTGAACCCAGATGGCGTTTTTGGGTTTTATATCATCTGGGGACTTAGTCCTCCTGATCATTGAACCCACCGCATCGTATTGAACATCAAGTGACTGGCAATGACTTTTTTTGGAGGGACGTATGGCAATGATCACAAGAGTTTCCATTGTGTGACTGGTCAGACCGTCAGAGGAGCAAAACGAGATGGTTGATTATCCGTTTGTGATAATCTTCGATTTTGatcgatgctcttgaagaaCTCTTGGCATCAGGGGCACACGATGTCAGCGTGGTGATGCTTGTGACCAACCAGTATCAGCCGTCTCTTCTCCACGCCTGACCTCGAAGGTTGACTCAATCATCGGATCATCACCGAATCAGAGCCTTAGTAAAAGGCACCAGAAAGCTAAGGAGGATAGGGAGACGTAACGGGCGCGGATGCCCAGTCAtgctcgtcatcatcaatagCCATTTATGTGACCAAATACGGGCCACAGTATTCCTTCATGAGGCGCCTGTGGCTATTAAGGAAACGAGAAGAACGAGGAAGTCTTGGGAATGAGAATAACTGGCGAGTGACATAGATTCCAAGTTGACTATGGCACACAGGGCCAACCCAAGAGTCCTCGCTGGCCCCAGAGCTTTCATCAAGATGACTCAGTATGTCTCTCTTTCATCACCTTGAAGAACACTAGATTTGAGACAACAGACCTACTCTTACTATAAGTAAAAAATGCTGAAACCTTTGGCTAGGTCAAGGTTATTTAATTATGTCCTGCgatgtggtggtggtaccaagaaagaagagagagattAACAACAAAATATTGGGTGCAAAGGAGACAAGGGCGGAACTACTGTTCAGCATCAACCCTTGAATTTGCCCCTTCCTAGCAAATTATCACCATTTATTTGACATCTACCCTCTCTTATATCGCGTCGGCTCTAATGGGCTTAGATGTGCCCTTGCTTCTCTCAATTTGACTGACGGTCAGATCTCTTCTTTGTTTCCGGTTCCAGGGAATCCAAGACTCAGCTTCACTAATGGTTCGAAACAAGACGAAATTTCCACGAGGATAGTTGCCCTTGCATATGTTACCTTTCAAACAGAAACTAGAGGCCCCAATGCcatttgatgatgacattggcaTCCCTTATATTGACCAAAGCGCTCGAGTCCTATGCGATTGTCTTCCATATGGGGATTCTAGCCTTATAAATAGCCGCTTGCTCGATGCTAATGCCCTAGCTGAACAGTTTCGAGATCCAACCTGTGACCTGCCTTTCGGACCATCGAACCATGAAGCTCACCGTTCGAGAGATGCCTTATACCAGGACTTCTCAGCCGCGCTGTGTTTCAAAGAAGTACACATCAAAATATGATAACACGCGCGAGCTCCCGAGCTATGCCTCAGTCAATCCTTTCATATACCGAACATCCGATCATTCCTTCACCCACTCGTGGGAAACTCATCGACTAGCTACTTGTCTGCGTTGCCATTCAGTCCACAATCACTGCTGGAGAGAGACTCTACCGTCCACCATGTCTCATCGGCGACTACCAAATACCACTTATCTGTCTGTGCCGGGTGTCTGAAGAGCCTGTCGCCTCACTGGCAATCTGAGGCTATCTACCTCTTTTCAAAGACTCGAGGGGACTCGTTGTGGCACTGAGAACAATATCGGAAGAACAGACGACTTGCAAGTCTCAGCGCGTGTATGCGCGGATCCTGAGCAGACGATGCATGAACGAGCATAGACATGTTGTGCTTTCAGCTGTCTCTATGGTCGGGGCCAAGGTCGGGATGGATTGGCGGCCTCATCGGATGCTGCAGGGCTGATAGCCATCATAGCCCATCTTTGTACATAACTTGATTTGGGCTGGGATCAGATCAAGGATTCCCATTACTTCTTTTCTAGTCTATCATTCTCGCTTAATGGCCATATATAAAGACAATCAAAGATTTTGAATTATCTGCTCACACATTTAAAGCCGACTATCTTTCATCACTGGAATAGAGGGACAGTGATGCTAGATCACGTGAATCACAGGGTTGTGTTTCGCGTCTGGAGATCGAGGCGGAGTTCTTCATCATGATACCTCTGGCAAATCCAATGAAGAGTCTGAGCTGCTGCTAGTAATGATATCGAAGGCACCGCTCAGGGAAAGTCTCAATTAACGATGCCCGAAGCTTTATTTCAATGGTTAACAGGCTAGATCCTTGAGTAGAGGCTGTTGAACTTCAGTGGCAGGGCAGTCCATCGCAGTGACGCGAAACAAATCATATTGTCCAGCTATACGACTGGGTTGAAACTCAGTCTGACATGGCCAACAGCCTTCTCTCCCACCATACTATTGACCTTACCATGTCTGTACGAAAACTGGAGCGGAAAAGCGGTCAGGTCTACGAAGAACAAGCTATGCTTCCTGGTTTATCATACTCTATGGGCCCATCTTGGGTTCATGAAAGCCCATTCTGCACTGTGGAGCCAAATCCAAGACACCAAAAGGGCGCACCCTCTTTGAAAGAGTGTGCAATGGAGCAGCTTCTCTCTGATCAGAGGAATCTGACGCCCGAATTGTTTAGCCATATTCCATGGCGTATGGCAAGCAAACTGTGGGATCACTTTGGTCAACGGTAAGTAAAGGTCTCGCACTGTCCTCCCTGATATGCTGCGCCGTAATTAATGCTGAGTCCAACACAACGGTCTTCAGCCAGAGAAGGACTTTATACATGTGGAAATTGTTTGCAACAGTGTACCCCGCTGAATTTCGGTGTGTTGCGAAATATCGATGCATGAAAGTCAAGTGGCCCCAGATGCCATTGCGAGAATACTGGAGCGTAGTCAAGAGCGATACTCTTAGCTGGCGCTTGGTCTTGACTCTGTCACCCTCGCTCGGGCGGATACCAGAGCTCGTGGAGATTGCTAATATCAAGAATCTCGTTGCGCTGGAGATCGCCACGCCACTGCAGCAGGTAATGCCGATGCTAGACAGCTCGGAACCACATGCCGCTGGTTTGAACGATCGAATCGCACGAACGTGGAGTGAGCTGGCGGAGGCGCCAGGAGCATTTGCCCACCTTCGCATCCTCAGATTGTACTGCCAACCAGACCTTACACCGGTGGGGATACGGTACCTCAGTGCGCTTCCAGGATTGCGTCTTATAATCGCCCATGGATGCCCTAATCTCAAACCCTTCCTTCAAGGTGAAAACCTGGACAAAGATCGGTGGGAGGTGACAACAATCCCAAAGTTTGTGATCAAAAATTCCGACCAACTGGAAGGATCAGAGCCCCTAACACTCTATGAATGCTATCAGACAAGCTTTCATGACAGCAGTGATGAACCCGCAGTAGAAGGCGGCATTGTAGACCGGGGCAGTCCTGTTTTGGACTTTCGCATCGTGCCAGATGGCAGTCAAGGCTTGGGCAAAAGAGGCTGCAGTTCATCTACGATATACTTCCAACGTATAAAAGCCTCTGGGTCTAGACCTCGAGATCCACCACAAA
The DNA window shown above is from Aspergillus fumigatus Af293 chromosome 1, whole genome shotgun sequence and carries:
- the acpA gene encoding acyl carrier protein — translated: MFRSAVVRSLRASVPRAVRTPAAFQIRSSPVARPAQFAPRFAYQGVRLYSAPAGLNKEEVEGRIVNLLKNFDKVRSFNFFSLALSGPSDGTAKILPTMVFEYQITDAIDGVQVSDASKINGSSHFSNDLGLDSLDTVEVVMAIEEEFSIEIPDKEADAIHSGKYTRTVPSESLIQVHLLILSTVDKAVEYILAQPDGKFISCEYKNPGY
- a CDS encoding GOLPH3/VPS74 family protein, yielding MASAGGLTRRRGGGRVAGGDDNDDSRVSSPISRNGSALDHRGPEASFTSSENGHKIAFDPRDLSESEERSKQPKLTLMEEVLLLGLKDKQGYLSFWNENISYALRGCIVIELALRGRISMQKDSSRRRFPLADRVIEVIDDTLTGEVLLDEALKMMKSSEKMSVNSWIDLMSGETWNLMKIGYQLKQVRERLAKGLVDKGILRTEKRNFLLFDMATHPVADGGAKDDLHRRVRNVCTSRTVILPANQWLPEDAEFRYLRTVVMICAAYAANVLENALVTMSHEARERAFAQVDELLAEYSQWPFARRPGGGQAIGANLAQAINEEVNKAKDRELQLEIVAACLSVFTRLDSLL
- a CDS encoding NADP-dependent oxidoreductase, with the protein product MKPAKPAQTDMDEQTFVPSTMRALYYSLSENHSHDVKAVDCPEPGLIFDTDFPTPIPSPTQYLIKVQTAAFSHDELRLAKVLNPRISMPNIPLHNFCGTVISTPGEDHWRHAGPKFKVEDAVFGLISHSRDGAAADYVLATENELAFKPRNISAAEAATIPLPALTAWQALFTYGKLNPADTGHVRGGLRVLVTNARNSEVGIQALQLLRASSLFPHYRPWICTTCDNEEQGTTLRDQFQVDEYIVAALPLPPDWDLATTFKQKQWEPVDIVIDCAGEDMFQQAHSPAVVKEDGAVLTAVDPTPAQNGRTEQDTQTSNGSKKKGPLSRFISVEPDGKALAHIATLVEEHSVRGRVESITDLVNSADILDADAAGAGGGRRGGMMVIRVNP
- a CDS encoding phosphatidate phosphatase App1 family protein, yielding MSSDSAGERFLMIESREHKPHSKTKSKFRMLKFISSILWKQASLQIATARQHTVWLFDNTAHQRVTPKALARGRPAWHSEVVACVFEKDSRKDISKFVATIADLIGLDGEIGTEPETRRQIARRLRPFLYQTAPAHTVVIEIPLSDASIHLHQIGPTDSNGICSQTVNFGSRHLADGTRIRSYLRGWEGEVSMETLFAGPEGWLLISDIDDTIKYTMTSEPTGILRTTFVEPARPIQGMPQFYFHIQRQLVPTCFYLSASPYNLYPFLREFIYTWFTPGTLMLRESSWMDVGSLIRSFTTDTMEYKVNNMEKLYQSFPERRVLCIGDSTQTDPEAYAEIYRRHPTWVKAILIRKVTNVPHLEVKNSPERFKTAFKGVPESVWTVFEEPKEVYHVVDPLS